CGCAACCGCTAAAGCTACAGCGAACGTGGTCAATATTCGATATTTTTACGACAATATATATGCTGAGCGGTCATAAACTGTGTTTTGCTATACGATGTAAATGGAGAGTAATCAATACGTTAAGCATAGTGCCAAAGTTCAGTTTATTAAGCGGCATATTTGAAATTTAATTGGTATTACTCAAAAAAATCTCCTTTCCTTCCAAATTTTATTGAAAGAAAAGGAGTGAGTTAATAAAAATATGAAATAGCTTTTAAGTTTCTTTTACTAATTCTAAACCTTTAGTAATTGCTTTTTCATTAAGAGGAATAAGATGGTGATGTCTCTCCGGTAATGATTTTTTTAAACCTTTGATAACATTTTCCATTTTCAGAATAGGTTTGATTTTCAAATATCCACCTAGAACTATCATATTAAATATTTTGGGATTTCCCATTCCTGTTGCTTCCGCAGTAGCAGTAATTTTATAAATTTTAATATCTTTTCTAGTCGGATTTTTACTTATTCCGTTAGGGTCGTAGAGTAAAACGCCTCCCGGCTTAACTGTTTCCTCAAACTTATCCATTGATTGTTGATTGAGGATAATTGCTGTATCATATTCATTTAAAAGCGGAGAGCTTACTTTGTTGTCGCTAACGATAACAGTAACATTTGCTGTTCCACCTCTCATTTCTGGACCGTAAGATGGCATCCAGCTTACTTCTTGGTCTTGCATAATTCCGGAATAGGCAATAATCTTTCCCATTGAAAGAACACCTTGACCGCCAAATCCTGCTATAATTATTTCTTCTGTCATAATTTTTTAATTTTAGAGTTAAAATTATTTGTTTACAATTTCACCATC
This genomic window from Bacteroidota bacterium contains:
- a CDS encoding 2-oxoacid:acceptor oxidoreductase family protein, whose protein sequence is MTEEIIIAGFGGQGVLSMGKIIAYSGIMQDQEVSWMPSYGPEMRGGTANVTVIVSDNKVSSPLLNEYDTAIILNQQSMDKFEETVKPGGVLLYDPNGISKNPTRKDIKIYKITATAEATGMGNPKIFNMIVLGGYLKIKPILKMENVIKGLKKSLPERHHHLIPLNEKAITKGLELVKET